In Microbacterium binotii, one DNA window encodes the following:
- a CDS encoding WXG100 family type VII secretion target, whose product MSEKISAEEGALLRGAEAVSATHLDIADSTRRVAAELDQIRSIWQGEAAQSYAQMMQTWTAGAQKINQTLVHLEEALRSTVRSQEAIEEQHQSTIGGLGAMMGGM is encoded by the coding sequence ATGAGCGAGAAGATCTCCGCAGAAGAGGGAGCGCTGCTGCGCGGTGCCGAGGCGGTCTCCGCGACTCATCTCGACATCGCCGACAGCACCCGTCGCGTCGCCGCGGAGCTCGACCAGATCCGGTCGATCTGGCAGGGCGAGGCGGCTCAGTCCTACGCGCAGATGATGCAGACGTGGACGGCGGGCGCGCAGAAGATCAATCAGACCTTGGTGCACCTCGAGGAGGCACTGCGGTCCACGGTGCGTTCGCAAGAGGCCATTGAGGAGCAGCACCAGTCCACGATCGGTGGCCTAGGCGCGATGATGGGAGGCATGTGA
- a CDS encoding FHA domain-containing protein, producing MDDSSVVLTVVMVVAVLGGIFAAGWHVWYAIGLSRVLQERETEPWRAWVPIMNEAELFRLGNVDPVKAALLLVPFVNVYALILKIMAVHRINSEAGRGAGSTVLGVLLPPVWAAVLSGGRAPATPQQPAVAPGRPAPVFAVAPPAQRPPAIPDAVVAPPVPPVAPAAAGPAPAASAPAAPAPATSAAAAPVAGGVGPVRRGATPGVPAAPSAAVPPPPAAAMAAPVAAAPAPAQVAPAAPQAPSAPQAPVTRSGSVEPEPAPLTRRARRGAEEQGVPAGWSLALPSGEVVPVAATSLVLGRNPKATESGVQYVAVADEARTVSKEHARLVWDGSGWTITDLGSTNGVSVLDASGAEQAVSANGSAPVTDRVVLGDAVVELRRAG from the coding sequence TGGCACGTCTGGTACGCCATCGGACTCTCGCGGGTGCTCCAAGAGCGAGAGACCGAGCCCTGGCGGGCCTGGGTTCCGATCATGAACGAGGCGGAACTCTTCCGGCTCGGCAATGTCGACCCCGTCAAGGCCGCGCTCCTGCTCGTCCCCTTCGTCAACGTCTACGCGCTGATCCTGAAGATCATGGCCGTGCACCGCATCAACAGCGAGGCCGGCCGCGGCGCCGGAAGCACCGTGCTGGGAGTGCTGCTGCCGCCCGTGTGGGCTGCGGTGCTCTCCGGCGGGCGTGCTCCGGCCACGCCGCAGCAACCTGCGGTCGCGCCCGGACGTCCCGCGCCCGTGTTCGCCGTGGCCCCGCCGGCACAGCGCCCGCCTGCGATCCCGGATGCGGTCGTCGCGCCGCCCGTGCCCCCGGTCGCTCCCGCTGCGGCAGGCCCCGCCCCCGCAGCCTCAGCTCCGGCAGCACCGGCGCCCGCGACCTCGGCCGCGGCAGCCCCCGTCGCCGGTGGTGTCGGCCCGGTTCGTCGCGGGGCGACACCCGGTGTGCCCGCCGCCCCCTCCGCCGCTGTTCCGCCCCCGCCGGCGGCAGCCATGGCCGCGCCTGTTGCCGCCGCCCCCGCTCCCGCTCAGGTTGCACCGGCCGCGCCGCAGGCGCCATCAGCCCCGCAGGCTCCCGTCACGCGCTCCGGCTCGGTCGAACCCGAACCTGCGCCGCTCACTCGCCGTGCGCGACGCGGTGCGGAGGAGCAGGGCGTTCCCGCGGGCTGGTCGCTCGCGCTGCCTTCGGGCGAGGTCGTGCCCGTTGCCGCTACGTCGCTCGTGCTCGGTCGCAATCCGAAGGCAACGGAGAGCGGGGTGCAGTACGTCGCGGTCGCCGACGAAGCGCGCACCGTGTCGAAGGAGCATGCGCGTCTGGTCTGGGACGGCAGTGGATGGACGATCACCGATCTCGGCTCTACGAACGGTGTCAGCGTGCTGGATGCGTCCGGCGCGGAACAGGCCGTGTCGGCGAACGGGTCGGCTCCGGTGACGGATCGCGTCGTTCTCGGCGATGCGGTGGTCGAACTCCGTCGGGCGGGCTGA
- a CDS encoding NTP transferase domain-containing protein, whose protein sequence is MNLDWTIVVPLKAAASGKSRLGASAALVRAIGLDTVAAAAAVARVVVVTADRETAAAVAAIGGVTVVAEEVPRGLNAAIALGMPASHAPRAALLGDLPALRSDDLRGALDAAASVDRAVVADAEGTGSTLVTARAGVTWRSAFGVDSLARHLALGCVRLDVPEESTLRRDVDTAAQLAAASALGLGPHSVRFSTGDPVSQGGPRREA, encoded by the coding sequence GTGAACCTCGACTGGACGATCGTCGTCCCGCTGAAGGCGGCGGCATCCGGCAAGTCGAGACTGGGCGCGAGTGCCGCACTGGTTCGCGCGATCGGCCTCGACACCGTCGCGGCCGCCGCCGCGGTCGCGCGCGTCGTCGTCGTGACCGCGGATCGCGAGACGGCAGCGGCGGTGGCGGCGATCGGCGGCGTGACGGTGGTCGCCGAGGAAGTGCCGCGTGGCCTGAACGCGGCGATCGCGCTCGGGATGCCGGCATCGCACGCGCCTCGTGCGGCGCTGCTCGGCGACCTGCCGGCGCTCCGCTCCGATGACCTGCGCGGAGCACTGGATGCGGCCGCATCCGTCGACCGCGCCGTCGTCGCGGATGCCGAGGGAACCGGCTCGACCCTCGTCACCGCGCGTGCCGGGGTGACATGGCGGAGCGCCTTCGGAGTGGACTCGCTGGCCCGCCATCTGGCGCTCGGCTGCGTGCGCCTCGACGTGCCGGAGGAGTCGACGCTGCGTCGCGACGTCGACACGGCGGCGCAGCTCGCGGCGGCATCCGCGTTGGGTCTCGGACCCCACTCCGTTCGGTTCTCCACAGGCGACCCGGTTTCGCAGGGAGGCCCTCGCCGAGAGGCGTAA
- a CDS encoding YbaB/EbfC family nucleoid-associated protein: MSDDFMRDADASIARVEQQIAAAQEQAKRGQQFQREVAEVRATASSPRRELRVTVDASGRLLDADLSDAAMELSPQALSRLLVDTARAAQRQAGEQAVRIAAELFGEQAGATERLRAEIADALPQGGGTNVRWS; this comes from the coding sequence GTGAGCGACGATTTCATGCGGGATGCGGACGCGTCGATCGCCCGCGTCGAGCAGCAGATCGCGGCTGCCCAGGAGCAGGCGAAGCGCGGTCAGCAGTTCCAGCGCGAGGTCGCAGAGGTGCGCGCCACGGCCAGCTCACCCCGGCGTGAACTGCGCGTGACGGTCGACGCGTCAGGCCGGCTGCTCGATGCGGACCTGTCGGATGCGGCCATGGAACTGTCCCCGCAGGCGCTGTCCCGCTTGCTCGTCGATACCGCGCGCGCCGCACAGCGCCAGGCGGGTGAGCAGGCGGTGCGCATCGCCGCGGAGTTGTTCGGCGAGCAGGCCGGCGCCACCGAGCGGCTGCGCGCCGAGATCGCAGACGCCCTGCCGCAGGGCGGCGGGACGAATGTGCGGTGGTCGTGA
- the eccD gene encoding type VII secretion integral membrane protein EccD → MAQTISAPRALLRISVQSEGRRLDIGVPAHVPLIEFMPGFARSLGVLDPTMTYAGYALQKADGTVLDAAQGAASQGVSDGDVLTLARGGLIAQPRVYDDIVEAVIDATGQQNRPWTARDNARTALAVSLTLLGLCALLLLAAGPSLGLGALIAGGGAVILATVAAVVARLGQLEAGQGLGIAASVFAALSGYLAVPASLDLWGWPLAAAGLGMLVVGGAALALMPDRAEVQLVPVALGGVVGITAAITALLPEGTVAPYALMIGIVGTLSGTLPWLVLSSTRLRVISPQSDADMFADPQPIDAADVRARTARGQRTLVALRVALGIAVLAATPLVASDGVVGAILCTLAFLGMMFPSRQTYARSGVLAIMAVGTAGLAVSGLTISLTQPDLRAALLIALGAAAAIVVTVTLLSPKARTRLARLSDTVELVLLALLLPLGVIAAGLA, encoded by the coding sequence GTGGCCCAGACGATCAGCGCGCCGCGCGCGCTACTTCGGATCTCCGTGCAGAGCGAAGGGCGCCGGCTCGACATCGGCGTGCCCGCCCACGTGCCGCTCATCGAATTCATGCCCGGCTTCGCCCGGAGTCTCGGTGTGCTCGATCCGACCATGACCTACGCGGGCTACGCGCTGCAGAAGGCCGACGGCACGGTGTTGGATGCGGCGCAGGGCGCAGCGTCGCAGGGAGTGTCCGACGGCGACGTCCTCACGCTCGCCCGTGGCGGGCTCATCGCACAGCCGCGGGTCTACGACGACATCGTCGAAGCGGTCATCGACGCCACCGGACAGCAGAACCGTCCGTGGACCGCGCGGGACAACGCCCGTACCGCTCTGGCTGTCAGCCTCACCCTCCTCGGTCTCTGTGCTCTCCTCCTGCTGGCGGCCGGCCCCTCGCTGGGCCTCGGGGCGCTCATCGCGGGCGGCGGCGCCGTCATCCTCGCGACCGTCGCCGCCGTCGTCGCCCGGCTCGGGCAGCTCGAGGCAGGCCAGGGGCTGGGCATTGCCGCATCCGTCTTCGCCGCCCTCTCGGGATACCTCGCCGTCCCCGCATCGCTGGATCTGTGGGGCTGGCCGCTCGCCGCCGCGGGGCTCGGAATGCTCGTTGTGGGAGGGGCCGCACTCGCGCTCATGCCCGACCGCGCCGAGGTTCAGCTCGTGCCCGTGGCGCTGGGCGGAGTGGTCGGGATCACCGCAGCGATCACCGCGCTCCTGCCCGAGGGCACGGTCGCACCCTACGCACTGATGATCGGAATCGTCGGCACGCTCTCCGGCACTCTGCCGTGGCTCGTCCTCAGCTCGACGCGTCTGCGCGTCATCTCACCGCAGAGCGATGCGGACATGTTCGCCGACCCGCAGCCGATCGACGCCGCCGACGTGCGGGCGCGCACGGCGCGCGGACAGCGCACCCTCGTCGCCCTCCGCGTCGCGCTCGGCATCGCCGTGCTCGCCGCCACACCGCTCGTCGCCTCCGACGGCGTCGTGGGCGCGATCCTCTGCACGCTCGCGTTCCTCGGCATGATGTTCCCGTCCCGCCAGACCTACGCCCGCTCGGGCGTGCTCGCCATCATGGCCGTCGGCACCGCCGGCCTTGCCGTCTCCGGTCTGACCATCTCACTGACCCAGCCCGACCTGCGCGCCGCGCTGCTGATCGCGCTGGGGGCGGCCGCCGCGATCGTGGTGACCGTCACGCTGCTCTCACCGAAGGCCCGCACGCGCCTCGCACGACTGTCCGACACGGTCGAGCTCGTGCTGCTCGCGCTGCTGCTGCCCTTGGGCGTCATCGCGGCGGGGCTGGCCTGA
- a CDS encoding SseB family protein: MTEPTVVDLAILQAREQRLTMQTVLWTFAASTVYVPSGGDPGEDFRGFQPVYYPGASERVLAVFTDPDLASELDALAPWMVTFTGADLIRRMPVGEGLVVNAGSSVGFELPAAGLAAFRQELETARSLTGH; encoded by the coding sequence ATGACTGAACCGACCGTCGTCGATCTGGCGATCCTGCAGGCGCGCGAACAGCGTCTGACGATGCAGACCGTGCTGTGGACGTTCGCCGCATCCACCGTCTACGTGCCCAGCGGCGGCGACCCCGGCGAGGATTTCCGGGGCTTCCAGCCGGTGTACTACCCCGGCGCCTCCGAGCGCGTGCTGGCCGTGTTCACCGACCCCGACCTCGCGAGCGAGCTCGACGCTCTCGCGCCGTGGATGGTGACGTTCACCGGTGCCGACCTCATCCGTCGCATGCCGGTGGGCGAAGGACTCGTCGTGAACGCGGGCTCGAGCGTCGGCTTCGAGCTTCCTGCCGCGGGCCTCGCCGCCTTCCGCCAGGAGCTGGAGACGGCACGGAGCCTCACCGGGCATTAG
- the eccB gene encoding type VII secretion protein EccB, with protein sequence MATKNDLIEAQTFSRRRLLTAFVSGAPGGKELEPTAPLRAVIAAIALTVGVILVGVFWGLIRPGLPNGWDNGKLIIVKDTGSRFITQDGVLYPVINTASARLLLPSSDFQVIDTDQQNLEGVRLGPTLGIVGAPDEIPTPGGLTNTGWGACVTDDAALDVRIGGTTPQEATGRAVVVDADGARYVIADGLRFAVSTNDSDAVLRAAGIGTLNPVKVPVDWLNLFTPGADLAPLRVSNAGAAVQGSSLRVGQVLHVTGEPDDKRSLVQSDGTLAELTPLAWQLYQLGGQNSEVREVTQSETGGLPSAAKRAGGADWPTESFTAIDTDDRPCAALIGDNAQTRTVLAAQPRSETATAQVRVTAGAGALVRSGGRGDQNTALVTLVDATGTSYALPGATEETIARLGFTPGDIGSAADVWIDLLRTGPALTEQAAGMSPDGSTPIPTPSATAGG encoded by the coding sequence ATGGCGACCAAGAACGACCTCATCGAGGCGCAGACATTCTCGCGCCGTCGACTGCTCACCGCCTTCGTCAGTGGCGCGCCCGGCGGCAAGGAGCTCGAGCCCACCGCTCCGCTGCGCGCCGTCATCGCCGCCATCGCTCTGACGGTCGGCGTGATCCTGGTCGGCGTCTTCTGGGGCCTCATCCGTCCCGGCCTGCCGAACGGGTGGGACAACGGCAAGCTCATCATCGTCAAAGACACCGGGTCCCGCTTCATCACGCAGGACGGGGTGCTGTACCCCGTCATCAATACGGCCAGCGCCCGCCTTCTGCTGCCCTCCAGCGACTTCCAGGTGATCGACACCGATCAGCAGAACCTCGAGGGCGTCCGCCTCGGCCCGACGCTCGGTATCGTCGGTGCACCCGACGAGATCCCGACTCCGGGCGGCCTCACGAACACGGGATGGGGCGCGTGCGTCACCGACGACGCGGCCCTCGATGTGCGCATCGGGGGCACGACGCCGCAGGAGGCGACCGGGCGCGCGGTCGTCGTGGATGCCGACGGCGCTCGCTATGTGATCGCTGACGGGCTGCGCTTCGCGGTCTCCACGAACGACAGTGACGCCGTGCTTCGCGCGGCGGGCATCGGAACGCTCAACCCCGTGAAGGTTCCCGTCGATTGGCTGAACCTGTTCACGCCCGGCGCGGACCTCGCACCGCTGCGCGTGTCCAACGCGGGCGCCGCTGTCCAAGGCTCCTCGCTGCGCGTCGGACAGGTGCTGCACGTCACGGGTGAGCCCGATGACAAGCGCTCCCTCGTGCAGTCGGACGGCACGCTCGCCGAGCTCACCCCCCTCGCATGGCAGCTGTACCAGCTGGGCGGCCAGAACTCGGAGGTACGTGAGGTCACCCAGTCCGAGACGGGCGGTCTTCCCTCCGCCGCCAAGCGCGCCGGTGGCGCGGACTGGCCCACCGAGAGCTTCACCGCCATCGACACGGACGACCGCCCCTGCGCCGCACTCATCGGTGACAACGCGCAGACCCGCACGGTGCTCGCCGCGCAGCCGCGCAGCGAGACCGCCACCGCCCAGGTGCGTGTGACCGCCGGCGCCGGCGCCCTGGTCCGCTCGGGCGGGCGCGGCGACCAGAACACTGCGCTCGTGACCCTGGTCGACGCGACCGGGACCTCCTATGCACTGCCCGGCGCGACGGAGGAGACCATCGCCCGTCTCGGGTTCACCCCCGGCGATATCGGCAGTGCCGCAGACGTCTGGATCGATCTGCTGCGCACCGGCCCGGCGCTGACGGAGCAGGCCGCGGGCATGTCACCCGACGGCTCGACGCCCATTCCGACTCCGAGCGCGACGGCGGGAGGCTGA
- a CDS encoding WXG100 family type VII secretion target codes for MADVISAEEGALKRGAQAVNTAKAGVDQQVKKVRSEIEQVSGFWTGAAAGAYTQLMARWNQETTKLNEVLVTLEEALSGTERDQAASEESHQQTISGLNSMMGA; via the coding sequence GTGGCAGATGTGATCTCCGCTGAAGAGGGTGCTCTCAAGCGCGGCGCCCAGGCAGTCAACACGGCCAAGGCCGGTGTCGACCAGCAGGTCAAGAAGGTCCGTTCCGAGATCGAGCAGGTCTCCGGATTCTGGACGGGCGCCGCAGCCGGCGCTTACACGCAGCTCATGGCGCGGTGGAACCAGGAGACCACCAAGCTCAACGAGGTGCTGGTGACGCTCGAGGAGGCCCTGTCGGGCACGGAGCGCGACCAGGCCGCCTCGGAGGAGTCGCACCAGCAGACGATCTCCGGTCTCAACTCGATGATGGGCGCCTGA
- a CDS encoding S8 family serine peptidase, producing MRPAEGTAPHPIRRIAAAVSAAALVGVLWGASPPTAPTAAAASQNGCNAATRIAQAPPALSMMQSDLAWQITRGEGVTVAIVDSGVLAINPHLVDAFAGGINLVGDGEAADGSTDSFGHGTAIAGQIAARKLDASGIQGLAPDVKILSVRVFAGNDKQQIDAGFGPQVGKLAAGIRWAADAGAQIINVSMSTTDNVPEIADAVAYATSRGSLIVGSAGNRNGALSLVESEADVPRFPAGNPGVLGTAATDLSGVVTDDSIHGSHVSVSALGQEIITTSAFGGDCMYAQDAPATSYSAGYVSAAAALVAAAHPDETPAQWAYRLMATAVRADPDARDDRAGWGAIQPYDAIVMQPGPGIRGPESPFVDGEGTAPVQPAADPVTVVHKPAPDEEAILFGTTAGVGALIAIGGAGVLGVFVARRRQAAAAPQPSRRGGGLYRDDEPKD from the coding sequence GTGCGCCCGGCAGAAGGAACCGCTCCGCATCCGATTCGCCGCATCGCCGCAGCGGTCTCAGCGGCGGCGCTCGTCGGAGTGCTGTGGGGTGCATCGCCACCGACCGCACCCACGGCCGCAGCGGCATCGCAGAACGGCTGCAACGCCGCGACCCGCATCGCCCAGGCGCCGCCGGCACTGTCCATGATGCAGAGCGATCTCGCATGGCAGATCACTCGCGGGGAAGGTGTGACGGTCGCCATCGTCGACTCCGGCGTGCTCGCGATCAATCCGCACTTGGTCGACGCGTTCGCCGGCGGGATCAACCTCGTGGGCGACGGCGAAGCGGCCGACGGCTCGACCGACAGCTTCGGCCACGGAACAGCGATCGCCGGACAGATCGCGGCACGCAAACTCGACGCGTCCGGCATTCAGGGGCTCGCCCCCGACGTGAAGATCCTCTCGGTGCGCGTGTTCGCAGGCAACGACAAGCAGCAGATCGATGCCGGCTTCGGACCTCAGGTCGGCAAGCTCGCCGCCGGCATCCGGTGGGCGGCCGACGCCGGCGCGCAGATCATCAACGTGTCGATGAGCACGACGGACAACGTGCCGGAGATCGCGGATGCGGTGGCCTATGCCACCTCACGCGGCAGCCTCATCGTCGGTAGTGCCGGCAACCGCAACGGGGCCCTGTCGCTCGTCGAGAGTGAAGCCGATGTGCCCCGGTTTCCGGCGGGCAACCCCGGCGTGCTCGGTACCGCCGCCACAGACCTGTCCGGCGTCGTCACCGACGACAGCATCCATGGCTCGCACGTCTCGGTGTCGGCACTCGGACAGGAGATCATCACGACGTCGGCATTCGGCGGCGACTGCATGTACGCGCAGGACGCGCCCGCCACCAGCTACTCCGCCGGGTACGTGTCGGCCGCCGCCGCTCTCGTCGCGGCCGCTCATCCCGACGAGACCCCGGCGCAGTGGGCGTACCGTCTGATGGCGACCGCGGTCCGGGCCGATCCGGATGCGCGCGACGACCGCGCCGGATGGGGCGCGATCCAGCCGTACGACGCCATCGTGATGCAGCCCGGCCCGGGCATCCGGGGACCCGAGAGTCCGTTCGTCGACGGCGAGGGCACTGCACCGGTTCAGCCCGCCGCGGATCCCGTCACGGTGGTCCACAAGCCGGCTCCCGACGAGGAGGCGATCCTCTTCGGCACCACGGCGGGCGTGGGCGCACTCATCGCGATCGGCGGAGCCGGCGTGCTCGGTGTGTTCGTCGCTCGACGGCGACAGGCGGCCGCTGCGCCCCAACCCTCCCGGCGCGGCGGCGGACTCTACCGCGACGACGAGCCGAAGGACTGA
- the fgd gene encoding glucose-6-phosphate dehydrogenase (coenzyme-F420), translating into MTVPLRLGYKASAEQFSPDRLADFAVLAEEVGFDSVFISDHFQPWMHEGGHAPAALPWLGAVGSRTSRVLLGTSVLTPTFRYHPAVVAQAFATLGVMFPGRVILGVGTGEALNEVTLGLDWPEPPERFQRLKEAITLIEKLWAGERVTYEGNFWSVSDATVYDRPTTPVPIYIGAAGPAATRLAGRIADGFITTSGKDPKLYTDTLLPALAEGIEKAGRSSDDVDTLIEVKVSYAADRETALEKTRFWAPLALSAEQKMGIHDPIEMQRRAAELPIERAASRFIVSTDPDEHVEQIARYVDLGFRHLVFHDPGEDQEQFLRTYGEEILPRLRARFA; encoded by the coding sequence ATGACCGTTCCCCTGCGTCTGGGCTACAAGGCCTCGGCCGAGCAGTTCTCCCCCGATCGACTCGCCGACTTCGCCGTGCTGGCGGAGGAGGTCGGTTTCGACTCGGTCTTCATCTCCGACCACTTCCAGCCCTGGATGCACGAGGGCGGTCACGCCCCGGCGGCGCTGCCCTGGCTCGGGGCCGTGGGATCGCGCACCTCGCGGGTATTGCTGGGCACGAGTGTGCTGACGCCGACCTTCCGCTATCACCCCGCCGTCGTGGCGCAGGCGTTCGCAACGCTCGGGGTGATGTTCCCTGGCCGGGTGATCCTCGGCGTGGGCACCGGTGAGGCGCTCAACGAGGTGACCCTCGGACTCGACTGGCCCGAGCCGCCCGAGCGGTTCCAGCGCCTCAAGGAGGCCATCACCCTCATCGAAAAACTGTGGGCGGGCGAGCGCGTCACCTATGAGGGCAACTTCTGGAGTGTGAGCGACGCGACGGTCTACGACCGCCCGACGACGCCCGTGCCGATCTACATCGGCGCCGCGGGCCCCGCGGCCACACGTCTGGCGGGGCGCATCGCCGACGGCTTCATCACGACGAGCGGCAAGGATCCGAAGCTCTACACCGACACACTGCTCCCGGCCCTCGCCGAGGGGATCGAGAAAGCGGGACGCTCGAGCGACGACGTCGACACCCTGATCGAGGTCAAGGTCTCCTACGCCGCCGACCGCGAGACGGCGCTGGAGAAGACGCGCTTCTGGGCACCGCTCGCGCTCAGCGCCGAGCAGAAGATGGGCATCCACGACCCGATCGAGATGCAGCGTCGCGCGGCCGAGCTGCCGATCGAGCGCGCCGCATCCCGTTTCATCGTCTCGACCGATCCCGACGAGCACGTCGAGCAGATCGCCCGCTACGTCGACCTCGGTTTCCGGCACCTGGTGTTCCACGACCCGGGTGAGGACCAGGAGCAGTTCCTGCGCACCTACGGCGAGGAGATCCTTCCGCGTCTGCGCGCCCGCTTCGCGTGA
- a CDS encoding WXG100 family type VII secretion target, which translates to MQSMSVRPEQVIALSQQIRGGANGIKSQLETLESEVGKLRASWNGEAQNAYDDAQRKWNQSLIALNTLLEQIAAKTEEISQGYVSTDRSAAGRFAL; encoded by the coding sequence ATGCAGTCCATGTCCGTCCGTCCCGAGCAGGTCATCGCGCTCTCGCAGCAGATCCGCGGCGGTGCCAACGGGATCAAGTCTCAGCTCGAGACCCTCGAGTCCGAGGTCGGCAAGCTCCGCGCTTCCTGGAACGGTGAGGCGCAGAACGCCTACGACGACGCTCAGCGCAAGTGGAACCAGTCGCTGATCGCCCTCAACACGCTCCTCGAGCAGATCGCGGCGAAGACCGAAGAGATCTCGCAGGGATACGTCTCGACCGACCGTTCGGCCGCTGGGCGCTTCGCGCTCTGA
- a CDS encoding S8 family peptidase: MAAIAALAVVVPATPAAAADGQWWYDVYDVAGVHAEGWTGEGVKIAVVDSQINPELPDFAGADLTVAPGAACEGAEPSTTEANAMSEHGSTVTAMLVGNGTGVAGTKGIVPDASVTFYGVGALAECTPTPEVDAAGLTPVMWMIQRALDDGADIIMTAIVIGMPGANDHLTVAKAAAMKVPIVAGNPNNGIKEGIYPAGLNAVIAVSGVDIDGNLAIGGLGVPNAILDTTVVAPGVDIAVIGDGSGSWNVSGRATGTSLATPQVAGILAAAKQKYPSATGNQLMQSLVHNTGKDDHPLEYSATGGFGFGAASLQHVLSKDPTQYDDVNPVLGKGTQVPSPADVEAAASALESPAPTGPDAPDAPEGSGASILPVILGVGVGVLILIIAAVVVTVVLVRRSNSSQRKGQP; the protein is encoded by the coding sequence GTGGCTGCGATCGCAGCGCTCGCGGTCGTCGTGCCCGCGACACCTGCGGCAGCCGCTGACGGACAGTGGTGGTACGACGTCTATGACGTGGCCGGAGTCCATGCCGAGGGCTGGACGGGCGAGGGCGTCAAGATCGCGGTGGTCGACAGTCAGATCAACCCGGAGCTCCCTGACTTCGCGGGCGCCGATCTGACCGTCGCTCCGGGAGCCGCTTGCGAGGGCGCCGAACCGTCCACGACCGAGGCGAACGCCATGTCGGAGCACGGCTCGACCGTGACGGCGATGCTCGTCGGGAACGGCACGGGGGTGGCGGGGACGAAGGGCATCGTGCCCGACGCGTCGGTGACGTTCTACGGTGTTGGAGCGCTCGCCGAGTGCACGCCCACACCGGAGGTCGACGCCGCCGGTCTGACACCCGTGATGTGGATGATCCAGCGCGCTCTCGACGACGGGGCCGACATCATCATGACGGCCATCGTCATCGGGATGCCGGGAGCGAACGACCACCTCACCGTCGCGAAGGCCGCCGCCATGAAGGTGCCGATCGTCGCGGGCAACCCGAACAACGGCATCAAAGAAGGCATCTACCCTGCCGGATTGAACGCGGTGATCGCGGTCAGCGGCGTCGACATCGATGGCAATCTGGCCATCGGAGGCCTAGGCGTGCCGAACGCGATCCTCGACACCACGGTCGTCGCTCCCGGCGTCGACATCGCCGTCATCGGTGACGGTTCAGGTTCGTGGAACGTGTCGGGCCGCGCCACAGGAACGTCGCTGGCCACGCCCCAGGTCGCAGGGATCCTCGCCGCCGCGAAACAGAAGTACCCGTCCGCGACCGGAAACCAGCTCATGCAGTCGCTGGTGCACAACACCGGTAAGGACGATCATCCGCTGGAGTACAGCGCGACCGGCGGTTTCGGTTTCGGGGCGGCGTCGTTGCAGCACGTGCTCAGCAAGGACCCGACGCAGTACGACGATGTGAATCCGGTCCTCGGCAAGGGAACGCAGGTGCCGAGTCCCGCCGACGTCGAGGCGGCCGCGTCGGCGTTGGAGTCGCCGGCACCGACGGGGCCTGACGCTCCCGACGCCCCGGAGGGCTCGGGCGCATCCATCCTCCCCGTGATCCTCGGGGTCGGAGTCGGTGTCCTCATCCTCATCATCGCCGCGGTCGTCGTGACCGTGGTACTCGTCCGTAGAAGCAACAGCTCCCAGCGAAAGGGGCAGCCATGA
- a CDS encoding WXG100 family type VII secretion target — MGDLSITPSALTASAAELRRESQRIEGALRALEQEANRLRGNWDGAARVAYDNAQRAWSMEFEHMKSVLASIASATESIAEDYVTTDRNAAKLFQR; from the coding sequence ATGGGCGATCTGAGCATCACTCCTTCGGCACTGACCGCATCCGCCGCCGAACTACGGCGCGAGTCACAGCGGATCGAGGGCGCTCTGCGAGCACTCGAGCAAGAAGCGAACCGCCTGCGCGGCAACTGGGACGGCGCGGCCCGCGTGGCCTACGACAATGCACAGCGCGCGTGGTCGATGGAGTTCGAGCACATGAAGTCCGTGCTCGCGAGCATCGCTTCGGCGACCGAGTCGATCGCCGAGGACTACGTCACGACCGACCGCAACGCGGCGAAACTGTTCCAGCGCTGA